The Sphaerisporangium siamense genome includes the window TGATGCCCTTGGCGTACTCTTCGACCGCGCCGAACAGCTGCGTGCGCAGCCACGGGACGTGCTGGAACAGGCGGTGGTGCGCCGCCTCCCTCAGCGCCAGGTACAGCCGGATCTCCTCGGACGAGATCTCCAGGCCGTGGCTGAAGGCGGCGATGCCGCCCGGCAGCAGCGCCGCGGTCTCCGACAGCGGCAGCCCGATGTCGGAGGAGCCGATCACCTCGGGTGCGAGGGTGCCGAGGGCCTGGCCGATCTGGCTGCCGACCATCATGCCGCCCATCTGGCGCATCATGCCCATCAGCGGGCCGAGCTGGGCGGCCATCGCCTGGGCCTCAGCACCGCCGCCGAGGCTGCCGAGCGTGCCGCCCATGGTCTCGACCATGCGCGCCGCGATCGGGTCGCACAGCCGTTTCCATACCGGGACGGTCTTCTCGATCCACTCCGAACGGCTCCACGCCTCGGGGCCGTCCAGGCCACTTGGAAGCGCGGTCACCTCGTTCAGCCAGAGGTCGGCCAGGCGCAGCGCGTCCACGATCTGGCGGCGCTCGCCTTCCATGACGCTCGGATCGCCCTCCGCCACCACGGCGTGACGCGCGATGTTCTTGGCCATGTCCCAGTTGACCGGCCCCGACCCCTGCGGGGCCGAGAGCATGTCGGCGAACTGCCTCATGGCCGCGGCCATCTGCTCCGGATCGCCGAACATCGCGAAGGGATTCTCATTGGGGTCGTTTTCGCGACCTGGCTGGTCAGTCACTGCTCTACCTCGTGCAGGATGGAGGAGTCCACATCCGCCACGTTATCCGTCGCAGGGCGGATCAGTGCAAAGTGAGGACCTGGTGCCTACCTCGAAACGCCTCCGGCCACCGGTCGTCGCCGTCACCGGCGCGGCCTCGGGGCTGGGGAGAGAATTCCTCTCCCGGGTCGCCTCGTCTGCGGATTTCCGCCGCGTGGTGGCGATCGACGACCAGCGGGGCGACGTCCCTGACGTCACGTGGCGGGTCCTCGACGTCCGAGATCCGCTCTTGGCGAACCGCATCTCCGACGTGGACGTCCTGGTGCATCTCGCCACCGACTACAGCCTCGACTCCGACCCCGGCGAGCGCCGCGCCTACAACCTGCGCGCCGCCCAGACCGTGCTCACCGCCTCCGCCGCCGCCCGCGTCCGGCGTGTCGTGCTCGTCACCAGCGCCATGGTGTACGGCGCGGCGCCCGACAACGCGGTGCCGCTGCCCGAGGACGCCCCCGTCGCCGCCGAGCCCGACTCCGGCGTCGTCGGCGACCATCTGGAGATCGAGGCCCTCGTCCGGCGGGCCCTGCGCAGCCACCCCGGCCTGGAGGTCACCGTGCTGCGGCCCGCCGCCGTGGTCGGCCCCGGCATCGACACCGTGGTCACCCGCCACTTCGAGGCGCCGCGCCTGCTCACCGTCAAGGGATCAGAGCCCCGCTGGCAGTTC containing:
- a CDS encoding zinc-dependent metalloprotease — encoded protein: MFGDPEQMAAAMRQFADMLSAPQGSGPVNWDMAKNIARHAVVAEGDPSVMEGERRQIVDALRLADLWLNEVTALPSGLDGPEAWSRSEWIEKTVPVWKRLCDPIAARMVETMGGTLGSLGGGAEAQAMAAQLGPLMGMMRQMGGMMVGSQIGQALGTLAPEVIGSSDIGLPLSETAALLPGGIAAFSHGLEISSEEIRLYLALREAAHHRLFQHVPWLRTQLFGAVEEYAKGITVDTSALEEQIRGLDVSNMEQLQEALSGSALLKPEETERQKAALARLETLLALVEGWVGTVTDAAAEGKLPSVAALSETVRRRRATGGPAERTFATLVGLELRPRRLREAAALWQALAADRGVDGRDAVWSHPDLMPTAADLDDPQAFVRGETRFDLSDLEEGKPDDEPGSGPKAPGDA
- a CDS encoding NAD-dependent epimerase/dehydratase family protein, encoding MVPTSKRLRPPVVAVTGAASGLGREFLSRVASSADFRRVVAIDDQRGDVPDVTWRVLDVRDPLLANRISDVDVLVHLATDYSLDSDPGERRAYNLRAAQTVLTASAAARVRRVVLVTSAMVYGAAPDNAVPLPEDAPVAAEPDSGVVGDHLEIEALVRRALRSHPGLEVTVLRPAAVVGPGIDTVVTRHFEAPRLLTVKGSEPRWQFCHVDDLVSALEMAALGLVSGVVTVGGDGWLEMEQVEEISGLRRFELPAGVTFGTAQRLHRLGITPAPATDLHYVVYPWVVDCASLRAAGWKPAWTNEAALQQLLELGEGRHAVVGRRLSGKEATITAAGATVAVIGTAAIVRRARRKRRG